The following proteins are co-located in the Telopea speciosissima isolate NSW1024214 ecotype Mountain lineage chromosome 9, Tspe_v1, whole genome shotgun sequence genome:
- the LOC122639123 gene encoding uncharacterized mitochondrial protein AtMg00810-like: MTDYKSVSTPMSWTMKLSAQGGAHYRSIVGALQYVTLTRPDVAYAVNHACQYMHAPTNNQWSLVKRIMRYLKGTQHHWLVLRRSSDFSLQAFSDADWARNNDHRKSTDGYAIFLDPNLISWASKKQCTVARSSTDAEYKALAVACAELTWLRSLFA, translated from the coding sequence ATGACGGACTACAAGTCTGTATCGACACCCATGTCTTGGACTATGAAATTATCTGCTCAAGGGGGTGCTCACTACCGCTCCATTGTTGGCGCCTTACAGTATGTAACCCTGACCCGTCCAGATGTTGCCTATGCAGTGAATCATGCCTGCCAATATATGCATGCACCTACGAATAACCAATGGTCGCTTGTCAAGCGCATCATGCGCTATCTCAAAGGCACACAACATCATTGGTTAGTACTACGTAGATCCTCCGATTTCAGTCTTCAAGCCTTTagtgatgccgattgggctagAAACAATGATCACAGAAAATCAACCGATGGATATGCAATTTTTCTCGACCCTAACCTCATCTCTTGGGCCTCCAAAAAACAATGTACTGTTGCCCGCTCCTCCACCGACGCTGAGTATAAGGCACTGGCTGTTGCTTGTGCAGAGTTGACATGGCTACGGTCCTTATTTGCGTAA
- the LOC122639122 gene encoding probable beta-D-xylosidase 2, with protein MTLGEKVKQLGNHANGVSRVGLPSYEWWSEALHGVSNQGPGVQFTKEIPSATNFPTVILTAASFNQSLWKTIGQAVSTEARAMHNQGHGGLTYWSPTMNVVRDPRWGRITETPGEDPFLVGTYAVNYVRGLQDIEEEEEEEESNKPPNYYYKDLNSRPLKVSACCKHYTAYDVDNWNGVQRYSYNAKVSQQDIVETFNRPFEMCIRDGDVSSIMCSYNSVNGIPTCADPKLLKETIRDEWGLHGYIVSDCDSIQTMVANHKFLGDGYEDASAQAMRAGMDLNCGDSYTNYMENATLSGKVKEGDIDKALNNLYVVLMRLGFFDGSSPSLRSIGPESVCSDEHIELSAEAAREGIVLLKNDNNTLPLDHNKFKNIAVIGPHANATTTMIGTYVGIPCKITSPLDALSEFAASLTYAKGCDGVQCKNDSLIFPAMEAAKNADATIIIVGLDTSIEQEGLDRIDLNLPGYQEQLIKQVSDVSKGPVILMVMSAGGVDISFAKSDSKIPAILWAGYPGEEGGRAIADVVFGKYNPGGKLPITWYTNDYITKLPMTSMPLRPVDELGYPGRTYKFFNGSTVYPFGYGLSYTQFNYKIVRAHRSVNVKLNKYQHCRRLDYLDDAGRPLCESVLIDDLDCSTTEYEYELEVEVQNVGTMDGDDVLILYSVPPAGIVGTHSKQVIGFQRVFVPAGESKNLKFTFNACKSLFLVEKNSYKLLPSGAHTILIGNESTSLPLQVDFTVTAVEESKND; from the exons ATGACATTAGGAGAGAAGGTGAAGCAACTTGGAAATCATGCTAATGGAGTTAGCAGAGTTGGGTTACCCTCCTATGAATGGTGGTCTGAAGCTCTCCATGGTGTCTCTAATCAAGGTCCTGGGGTTCAGTTTACCAAAGAGATTCCTTCTGCAACTAATTTCCCAACTGTTATTCTAACGGCAGCTTCCTTCAATCAATCACTCTGGAAGACTATAGGCCAG GCTGTTTCAACAGAAGCAAGAGCAATGCACAATCAAGGGCATGGTGGATTAACATATTGGAGTCCAACAATGAATGTAGTAAGGGATCCAAGATGGGGAAGAATCACAGAGACACCCGGTGaagatccattcttggttggtacTTATGCTGTTAACTATGTTAGGGGTTTGCAagatatagaagaagaagaagaagaggaggagagcaACAAACCTCCTAATTATTATTATAAGGACTTGAACTCTAGGCCCCTCAAGGTTTCTGCTTGTTGTAAGCACTATACTGCCTATGATGTTGATAATTGGAATGGAGTACAACGTTATTCTTATAATGCtaag GTTTCACAACAAGATATAGTGGAGACATTCAATCGTCCCTTTGAGATGTGTATTCGAGATGGAGATGTTAGTAGTATTATGTGTTCTTATAACAGTGTTAATGGCATCCCTACTTGTGCTGATCCAAAGCTTCTCAAAGAGACCATAAGAGATGAGTGGGGTCTTCATGG gTATATTGTCTCTGATTGTGATTCCATTCAAACAATGGTTGCAAATCACAAATTTCTGGGTGATGGCTATGAAGATGCTTCTGCACAAGCAATGAGAGCAGGAATGGATTTGAATTGTGGAGATTCTTACACCAATTACATGGAGAATGCAACATTAAGTGGCAAAGTCAAAGAAGGAGACATAGACAAGGCTTTGAACAATCTTTATGTTGTGCTTATGAGGCTTGGCTTTTTTGATGGTAGCAGTCCTTCCTTGAGATCTATTGGGCCAGAAAGTGTTTGTTCAGATGAACACATTGAGTTATCAGCTGAGGCTGCAAGGGAAGGAATTGTTTTGCTTAAGAATGACAATAATACATTGCCTTTAGATCATAACAAATTCAAGAACATTGCAGTTATTGGCCCACATGCAAATGCTACCACTACTATGATTGGAACATATGTAGGGATTCCATGCAAGATTACTAGTCCCTTAGATGCTCTCTCTGAATTTGCTGCAAGTTTAACATATGCAAAGGGATGTGATGGTGTACAATGCAAAAATGATAGTTTGATATTCCCTGCCATGGAAGCTGCAAAGAATGCAGATGCTACTATTATTATTGTTGGTTTGGATACATCGATTGAGCAAGAGGGTTTGGATCGAATTGACCTAAATCTCCCTGGTTATCAAGAACAGTTGATCAAACAAGTTAGTGATGTTTCCAAAGGTCCAGTCATTCTTATGGTCATGTCTGCTGGTGGTGTTGATATTTCTTTTGCCAAGTCTGATTCCAAAATCCCAGCCATCCTTTGGGCTGGCTATCCTGGAGAGGAAGGTGGGCGCGCCATCGCTGATGTTGTCTTTGGAAAATACAATCCTG GAGGGAAGTTACCAATTACATGGTACACAAATGATTATATTACCAAGCTTCCCATGACATCTATGCCATTGAGACCAGTTGATGAGTTGGGGTATCCAGGAAGGACATACAAATTCTTCAATGGCTCTACTGTTTACCCTTTTGGTTATGGCCTGAGCTACACCCAATTTAACTACAAGATTGTGAGGGCTCATAGATCAGTTAATGTTAAATTGAACAAATACCAGCATTGCCGTCGCCTCGATTATTTGGATGATGCAGGAAGACCTTTATGTGAATCTGTTCTAATTGATGATTTGGATTGTTCCACAACTGAGTATGAGTATGAGTTAGAGGTTGAAGTCCAAAATGTTGGAACCATGGATGGGGATGATGTCCTCATTCTCTACTCAGTACCTCCGGCTGGGATTGTAGGTACTCATTCTAAGCAGGTGATTGGATTCCAGAGGGTGTTTGTACCGGCAGGAGAGAGCAAGAATTTGAAATTCACATTCAATGCATGCAAAAGCTTGTTCTTGGTAGAGAAAAATAGTTACAAATTGTTGCCTTCCGGTGCACATACCATCTTAATAGGCAATGAATCAActtcacttcctcttcaagTTGATTTTACTGTCACTGCTGTCGAAGAATCCAAGAATGATTGA
- the LOC122639124 gene encoding probable beta-D-xylosidase 2: MTLGEKVKQLGNHANGVSRVGLPSYEWWSEALHGVSNQGPGVQFTQEIPSATNFPTVILMVASFNQSLWKTIGQAVSTEARAMHNQGHGGLTYWSPTMNVVRDPRWGRITETPGEDPFLVGTYAVNYVRGLQDIEEEEEEEEESNKPPNYYYKDLNSRPLKVSACCKHYTAYDVDNWNGVQRYSYNAKVSQQDIVETFNRPFEMCIRDGDVSSIMCSYNSVNGIPTCADPKLLKETIRDEWGLHGYIVSDCDSIQTMVANHKFLGDGYEDASAQAMRAGMDLNCGDSYTNYMENATLSGKVKEGDIDKALNNLYVVLMRLGFFDGSSPSLRSIGPESVCSDEHIELSAEAAREGIVLLKNDNNTLPLDHNKFKNIAVIGPHANATTTMIGTYVGIPCKITSPLDGLSEFAASLTYAKGCDGVQCKNDSLIFPAMEAAKNADATIIIVGLDTSIEQEGLDRIDLNLPGYQEQLIKQVSDVSKGPVILMVMSAGGVDISFAKTDSKIPAILWAGYPGEEGGRAIADVVFGKYNPGGKLPITWYTNDYITKLPMTSMPLRPVDELGYPGRTYKFFNGSTVYPFGYGLSYTQFNYKIVRAHRSVNVKLNKYQHCRRLDYLDDAGRPLCESVLVDDLDCSTTEYEYELEVEVQNVGTMDGDDVLILYSVPPAGIVGTHSKQVIGFQRVFVPAGESKNLKFTFNACKSLFLVEKNSYKLLPSGAHTILIGNESTSLPLQVDFTVTAVEESKND, translated from the exons ATGACATTAGGAGAGAAGGTGAAGCAACTTGGAAATCATGCTAATGGAGTTAGCAGAGTTGGGTTACCCTCCTATGAATGGTGGTCAGAAGCTCTCCATGGTGTCTCTAATCAAGGTCCTGGAGTTCAGTTTACCCAAGAGATTCCTTCTGCAACTAATTTCCCAACTGTTATTCTAATGGTAGCTTCCTTCAATCAATCACTCTGGAAAACTATAGGCCAG GCTGTTTCAACAGAAGCAAGAGCAATGCACAATCAAGGGCATGGTGGATTAACATATTGGAGTCCAACAATGAATGTAGTAAGGGATCCAAGATGGGGAAGAATCACAGAGACACCCGGTGaagatccattcttggttggtacTTATGCTGTTAACTATGTTAGGGGTTTGCAagatatagaagaagaagaagaagaagaggaggagagcaACAAACCTCCTAATTATTATTATAAGGACTTGAACTCTAGGCCCCTCAAGGTTTCTGCTTGTTGTAAGCACTATACTGCCTATGATGTTGATAATTGGAATGGAGTACAACGTTATTCTTATAATGCtaag GTTTCACAACAAGATATAGTGGAGACATTCAATCGTCCCTTTGAGATGTGTATTCGAGATGGAGATGTTAGTAGTATTATGTGTTCTTATAACAGTGTTAATGGCATCCCTACTTGTGCTGATCCAAAGCTTCTCAAAGAGACCATAAGAGATGAGTGGGGTCTTCATGG GTATATTGTCTCTGATTGTGATTCCATCCAAACAATGGTTGCAAATCACAAATTTCTCGGTGATGGCTACGAAGATGCTTCTGCACAAGCGATGAGAGCAGGAATGGATTTGAATTGTGGAGATTCTTACACCAATTACATGGAGAATGCAACATTAAGTGGCAAAGTCAAAGAAGGAGACATAGACAAGGCTTTGAACAATCTTTATGTTGTGCTTATGAGGCTTGGCTTTTTTGATGGTAGCAGTCCTTCCTTGAGATCTATTGGGCCAGAAAGTGTTTGTTCAGATGAACACATTGAGTTATCAGCTGAGGCTGCAAGGGAAGGAATTGTTTTGCTTAAGAATGACAATAATACATTGCCTTTAGATCATAACAAATTCAAGAACATTGCAGTTATTGGGCCACATGCAAATGCTACCACTACTATGATTGGAACATATGTAGGGATTCCATGCAAGATTACTAGTCCCTTGGATGGTCTCTCTGAATTTGCTGCAAGTTTAACATATGCAAAGGGATGTGATGGTGTACAATGCAAAAATGATAGTTTGATATTCCCTGCCATGGAAGCTGCAAAGAATGCAGATGCTACTATTATTATTGTTGGGTTGGATACATCGATTGAGCAAGAGGGTTTGGATCGAATTGACCTAAATCTCCCTGGTTATCAAGAACAGTTGATCAAACAAGTTAGTGATGTTTCCAAAGGTCCAGTCATTCTTATGGTCATGTCTGCTGGTGGTGTTGATATTTCTTTTGCCAAGACTGATTCCAAAATCCCAGCCATCCTTTGGGCTGGCTATCCTGGTGAGGAAGGTGGGCGCGCCATCGCTGATGTTGTCTTTGGAAAATACAATCCTG GAGGGAAGTTACCAATTACATGGTACACAAATGATTATATTACCAAGCTTCCCATGACATCTATGCCATTGAGACCAGTTGATGAGTTGGGGTATCCAGGAAGGACATACAAATTCTTCAATGGCTCTACTGTTTACCCTTTTGGTTATGGCCTGAGCTACACCCAATTTAACTACAAGATTGTGAGGGCTCATAGATCAGTTAATGTTAAATTGAACAAATACCAGCATTGCCGTCGCCTCGATTATTTGGATGATGCAGGAAGACCTTTATGTGAATCTGTTCTAGTTGATGATTTGGATTGTTCCACAACTGAGTATGAGTATGAGTTAGAGGTTGAAGTCCAAAATGTTGGAACCATGGATGGGGATGATGTCCTCATTCTCTACTCAGTACCTCCGGCTGGGATTGTAGGTACTCATTCTAAGCAGGTGATTGGGTTCCAGAGGGTGTTTGTACCGGCAGGAGAGAGCAAGAATTTGAAATTCACATTCAATGCATGCAAAAGCTTGTTCTTGGTAGAGAAAAATAGTTACAAATTGTTGCCTTCTGGTGCACATACCATCTTAATAGGCAATGAATCAActtcacttcctcttcaagTTGATTTTACTGTCACTGCTGTCGAAGAATCCAAGAATGATTGa